In a single window of the Pseudomonas entomophila genome:
- a CDS encoding PA1571 family protein: MSLQHSNQPPKAQKPSQPQVCGSVIDAQGREIPITEQMIQKACQDLEQSRVEKVRKG; this comes from the coding sequence ATGAGCTTGCAGCACAGCAACCAGCCCCCAAAGGCGCAGAAACCGTCGCAGCCCCAGGTGTGCGGTTCGGTCATCGATGCCCAGGGCCGCGAAATCCCGATTACCGAGCAGATGATCCAGAAGGCGTGCCAGGATCTTGAACAAAGCCGGGTCGAGAAAGTCCGCAAGGGCTGA
- a CDS encoding ABC transporter transmembrane domain-containing protein translates to MPEPISSRQRRALHLGWHFIRPYRRQALLALLALVVTAGITLSMGQGIRLLVDQGFMTRSPHQLNQTIGLFLLLVMALAVGTFARFYLVSWIGERCVADIRRAVFDHLVSLHPGFFEDNRSSEIQSRLTADTTLLQSVIGSSLSMFLRNALMVVGGVLLLFVTNPKLTSIVVLALPLVLAPILLFGRRVRSLSRQSQDRVADVGSYVAETLGQIKTVQAYNHEARDRLLFAETVEAAFAVARRRIAQRAWLITLVIVLVLGAVGVMLWVGGMDVIAGRITGGELAAFVFYSLIVGSAFGTLSEVIGELQRAAGAAERIAELLAAQSVILPPVEASCLPGGRARGAIELHEVRFAYPSRPAVAAVDGLSLLVQPGQTVALVGPSGAGKSTLFDLLLRFYDPQSGSILLDGQPISALSPAELRAQFALVAQQPALFRGTVEANIRYGRPEASLADVEAAARSAHAHEFIVQLPQGYQTPLGEGGGGLSGGQRQRLAIARALLVNAPVLLLDEATSALDAQSEHLIQQALPLLMVGRTTLVIAHRLATVQYADRIAVIDKGRLVAFGTHRQLLEDSPLYARLAALQFSGG, encoded by the coding sequence ATGCCTGAACCGATCTCTTCCCGCCAACGCCGTGCCCTGCACCTGGGCTGGCACTTCATCCGCCCATACCGTCGCCAAGCCCTGCTGGCTTTGCTGGCGCTGGTGGTCACCGCCGGCATCACCTTGTCGATGGGGCAGGGTATTCGGTTGTTGGTCGACCAGGGCTTCATGACCCGCTCGCCCCACCAGCTCAACCAGACCATCGGTTTGTTCCTGCTGCTGGTGATGGCGCTGGCGGTCGGCACCTTTGCCCGCTTCTACCTGGTGTCATGGATCGGCGAGCGCTGCGTCGCCGATATCCGTCGAGCGGTGTTCGATCATCTGGTCAGCCTGCATCCCGGCTTTTTCGAGGATAACCGCAGCTCGGAGATCCAGTCTCGGTTGACCGCCGACACCACGCTGCTGCAGTCGGTGATCGGCTCGTCGCTGTCGATGTTCCTGCGCAATGCCTTGATGGTGGTCGGTGGTGTGCTGCTGTTGTTCGTGACCAACCCCAAGCTCACCAGCATCGTGGTGTTGGCCCTGCCGCTGGTGCTGGCACCGATCCTGCTGTTCGGTCGGCGGGTGCGCAGCCTGTCGCGCCAGAGCCAGGACCGGGTCGCCGATGTCGGCAGCTATGTCGCCGAAACCCTGGGCCAGATCAAGACGGTGCAAGCCTACAACCATGAAGCGCGTGACCGCCTGTTGTTCGCCGAGACCGTGGAGGCGGCGTTCGCCGTGGCGCGGCGGCGGATCGCCCAGCGTGCCTGGCTGATCACCCTGGTGATCGTGCTGGTGCTCGGCGCGGTGGGGGTGATGCTCTGGGTGGGTGGCATGGATGTGATCGCCGGGCGGATCACTGGCGGTGAGCTGGCGGCCTTCGTGTTCTACAGCTTGATAGTCGGCAGCGCCTTCGGCACCTTGAGCGAGGTGATCGGTGAGCTGCAACGGGCGGCGGGTGCTGCCGAGCGCATCGCTGAGCTGCTGGCCGCGCAGAGTGTGATCCTGCCGCCGGTCGAGGCGAGCTGCCTGCCGGGTGGGCGTGCCCGTGGTGCCATCGAGTTGCACGAGGTGCGTTTCGCCTACCCGTCACGCCCCGCGGTGGCTGCTGTGGATGGTCTTAGCCTGCTGGTTCAACCTGGCCAGACCGTGGCCTTGGTAGGGCCGTCGGGTGCCGGCAAGTCGACCCTGTTCGACCTGTTGTTGCGCTTCTACGACCCGCAGTCAGGCAGCATCCTGCTCGATGGCCAGCCAATCAGCGCATTGTCGCCCGCTGAGCTACGTGCCCAGTTCGCCCTGGTAGCCCAACAGCCCGCGCTGTTTCGTGGCACGGTGGAAGCCAACATCCGTTATGGCCGGCCCGAAGCCAGTCTGGCCGACGTCGAAGCCGCAGCGCGCAGTGCTCATGCCCACGAATTCATCGTGCAACTGCCCCAGGGCTACCAGACCCCACTGGGCGAGGGCGGTGGTGGGTTATCCGGTGGGCAGCGCCAGCGCCTGGCGATTGCCCGGGCGTTGCTGGTGAACGCCCCGGTCCTGTTACTGGACGAAGCCACCAGCGCCCTCGATGCGCAAAGCGAACATCTGATCCAGCAGGCACTGCCACTGCTGATGGTCGGACGCACCACGCTGGTTATTGCCCATCGCCTGGCCACGGTGCAATATGCCGACCGTATCGCGGTGATCGACAAGGGCCGCTTGGTCGCCTTCGGTACGCACCGCCAGTTGCTTGAGGACAGCCCGCTGTATGCCCGGCTGGCAGCACTGCAATTCAGTGGTGGGTGA
- the mqo gene encoding malate dehydrogenase (quinone) encodes MKKLLLTLLCLSVIGCSKPSEPEKAVDVLLIGGGIMSASLGTYLTELEPNWTVDVYERMGQVAEESSNAWNNAGTGHSAFCELNYTSVGKDGGIDISKAVNVNEQFEVSKQFWAYQVEQGVLNNPRSFINNVPHMSFVWGDENVAFLHKRVDALRHSSLFRGMEISEDHEQIRQWVPLVMEGRDPAQKVAATRMAIGTDVNFGEITRQLFASMARNPNVKLHLSHEVRDITRNQDGTWTVVVADLAKGGAQTSVKAKFVFIGAGGGALKLLQQSGIPEAEGYAGFPVGGQFLMTDNPDLVARHKAKLYGKASVGAPPMSVPHLDTRVIDGKEVLLFGPFATFSTKYLKNGSLLDMFASLNSHNISPMMHAGIDNIDLSTYLMGQLMLSFDDRMAALREYFPNAKNEDWKLLQAGQRVQVIKKDPEHGGVLQFGTEVVAAQDGSIAALLGASPGASTAAPIMLSVLEKTFKDRIKTPEWQAKLKEIVPTYGRKLNNDLELTNKTREWSSARLQLLYVPVLPDAAL; translated from the coding sequence ATGAAAAAACTCCTGCTGACGCTCCTGTGCCTGAGCGTCATCGGCTGCTCCAAGCCCTCGGAGCCGGAAAAGGCCGTCGATGTCCTGCTGATCGGCGGCGGCATCATGAGCGCGAGCCTGGGTACCTACCTCACCGAGCTGGAACCTAACTGGACGGTCGACGTCTACGAGCGCATGGGCCAGGTCGCCGAGGAAAGCTCCAACGCCTGGAACAATGCCGGTACCGGGCACTCTGCCTTCTGCGAGCTGAACTACACCAGCGTCGGCAAGGACGGCGGCATCGATATCAGCAAGGCGGTCAATGTCAACGAGCAGTTCGAGGTGTCCAAGCAGTTCTGGGCCTACCAAGTCGAACAGGGCGTGTTGAACAACCCACGTTCGTTCATCAACAACGTGCCACACATGAGCTTCGTCTGGGGTGACGAGAATGTCGCCTTCCTGCACAAGCGCGTCGATGCCCTGCGCCACAGCTCGTTGTTCCGTGGCATGGAAATCTCCGAGGACCACGAGCAGATCCGCCAGTGGGTGCCACTGGTGATGGAAGGGCGTGACCCGGCTCAGAAGGTCGCCGCTACCCGCATGGCGATCGGTACCGACGTGAACTTCGGCGAAATCACCCGCCAGCTGTTCGCCTCGATGGCCCGCAACCCCAATGTCAAGTTGCACCTGAGCCATGAAGTGCGCGATATCACGCGCAACCAGGATGGTACCTGGACCGTGGTGGTGGCCGACCTGGCCAAGGGGGGCGCGCAAACCTCGGTCAAGGCGAAGTTCGTATTCATCGGTGCCGGCGGTGGCGCGCTTAAGTTGCTGCAGCAGTCTGGAATCCCGGAAGCCGAGGGCTACGCTGGCTTCCCGGTGGGTGGCCAGTTCCTGATGACCGACAACCCGGACCTGGTTGCCCGTCACAAGGCCAAGCTGTACGGCAAGGCTTCGGTCGGCGCGCCACCGATGTCGGTGCCGCACCTCGATACCCGAGTGATCGATGGCAAGGAGGTGCTGCTGTTCGGCCCGTTCGCGACCTTCTCCACCAAGTACTTGAAGAACGGCTCGCTGCTGGACATGTTCGCCTCCCTGAACAGCCACAACATCAGCCCGATGATGCATGCCGGCATCGATAACATCGACCTGAGTACCTACCTGATGGGCCAGTTGATGCTCAGCTTCGACGACCGCATGGCGGCGCTGCGCGAATACTTCCCCAACGCCAAGAACGAAGACTGGAAACTGCTCCAGGCCGGGCAGCGCGTCCAGGTGATCAAGAAGGACCCAGAGCACGGCGGCGTGCTGCAGTTCGGTACCGAAGTGGTGGCCGCCCAGGACGGCAGCATTGCCGCGCTGCTGGGTGCCTCGCCAGGTGCCTCGACCGCTGCGCCGATCATGCTGAGCGTGCTGGAGAAGACCTTCAAGGATCGGATCAAGACGCCGGAGTGGCAGGCGAAGCTCAAAGAGATCGTGCCGACTTATGGGCGTAAGCTCAACAACGACCTCGAGCTTACCAACAAGACCCGCGAGTGGAGCAGTGCGCGCCTGCAGTTGCTATACGTGCCGGTGTTGCCGGACGCGGCCCTCTGA
- a CDS encoding methyl-accepting chemotaxis protein yields MAHGTQDQFQRTDQVATAMHEMSATAQEVARHAAAAARAADDADHSAQAGDRVMQQTIDTIALVNREIAGTAAVIRHLENDSTRIGKVLEVIRGIAEQTNLLALNAAIEAARAGEAGRGFAVVADEVRSLAQRTAASIAEIHQIIEAVQSGAVEAVKAIESGQQRSEEGAEQVQQAGQMLQRITTAVEAIRDMNRQIATAAEEQTSVAEDISRNLVEITRIATANQEAVQYTEQAGQHLHGLSGQLGEVTARLTR; encoded by the coding sequence ATGGCCCACGGTACCCAGGACCAGTTCCAGCGCACCGACCAGGTCGCCACCGCCATGCACGAAATGTCCGCCACGGCCCAGGAAGTGGCCCGCCATGCCGCTGCAGCGGCGCGTGCGGCGGACGATGCCGACCACAGTGCCCAGGCGGGTGATCGGGTGATGCAGCAGACCATCGATACCATTGCCTTGGTCAACCGCGAGATTGCTGGCACGGCTGCGGTGATCCGCCACCTTGAGAACGACAGCACGCGCATCGGCAAGGTGCTCGAGGTGATCCGTGGCATTGCCGAGCAGACCAACCTGCTGGCGCTCAACGCGGCTATCGAGGCCGCCCGCGCCGGCGAGGCCGGGCGCGGCTTCGCGGTGGTCGCTGACGAAGTGCGCAGCCTGGCCCAGCGCACCGCGGCGTCGATCGCCGAGATCCACCAGATCATCGAGGCCGTGCAGTCCGGCGCGGTGGAAGCGGTCAAGGCCATCGAAAGCGGCCAGCAACGCAGCGAGGAGGGTGCCGAGCAGGTACAGCAGGCCGGGCAGATGCTGCAGCGCATCACCACTGCGGTGGAGGCGATCCGCGACATGAACCGGCAGATCGCCACGGCCGCTGAGGAGCAGACCAGCGTCGCCGAGGACATTTCCCGCAACCTGGTCGAGATCACCCGCATCGCCACGGCCAACCAGGAGGCGGTGCAGTACACCGAGCAGGCCGGGCAGCACCTGCATGGCTTGTCGGGGCAGCTGGGTGAAGTGACCGCGCGCCTGACCCGCTGA